A single window of Chloracidobacterium thermophilum B DNA harbors:
- a CDS encoding ArnT family glycosyltransferase, producing the protein MIISTESSLLNSQLNWKQQVWFVFIGLIGSFWLWFATFRHGIGISPDSVGYMAVAENLLKGKGFISYNGELFIVQPPMYPIAIAAFSFFSGLNPVKSTLLLNLLLLPLTTYVSGKLAFLITKSFLVSLFVCFSIVFGVPINHVFTYAWSEPLFIFLLTFALLYMVKFIDSDKKKYLVICSISVGFLTITRYVGIFIIIAFLMLLLLAIEKKVIKRRNEIYLFLFISSSPICFWAVRNYNLSGSFFGRSNRSLYGIGEHAFGFSEAITSWFILPVNYFQNKILIFLIAIALLSSILSITALNHGKNLKTLALVILVYVYSLFLFITCVNTQTDLIGNRLLSPIFIPLAIVLLDIFYHRIYIRVVNKIPKKMHFLPTALSYVIWFTYPIVFTLALGLESYREGLGYHATHWQQSETIAYARQAHKHLVQLPIYTNQPEAVYFFAQIQAGRLRCVQSNLIAYTSDPTWLEAEQVYLICFKEDYLSDCLGTLKSAYNPDINLIAEFSDGAIYLMTRRKI; encoded by the coding sequence ATGATAATATCTACAGAATCCAGTCTACTAAACTCACAACTTAACTGGAAACAACAAGTTTGGTTTGTATTCATCGGTTTAATTGGTTCTTTCTGGTTGTGGTTTGCTACATTTCGGCATGGGATTGGAATCTCACCGGATTCAGTAGGGTACATGGCAGTTGCCGAAAACCTACTCAAAGGGAAAGGCTTTATCTCCTATAACGGCGAGCTTTTTATCGTGCAGCCACCAATGTACCCTATAGCTATAGCCGCTTTTAGTTTTTTCTCTGGATTAAATCCTGTTAAGTCTACTTTACTGCTTAATCTTTTACTTTTACCTCTTACTACTTATGTATCTGGGAAATTAGCATTCTTAATTACAAAATCATTTTTAGTATCACTATTCGTCTGTTTTTCAATAGTATTTGGAGTACCAATAAATCATGTATTTACTTATGCTTGGAGCGAACCACTTTTTATATTTTTGTTGACCTTTGCCCTCCTTTACATGGTGAAATTTATTGATTCTGATAAGAAAAAATATCTGGTAATTTGCTCAATCTCTGTTGGTTTTTTGACTATAACCCGCTACGTAGGCATTTTCATAATAATAGCGTTTCTCATGCTGCTACTTCTCGCCATTGAAAAGAAAGTTATAAAAAGAAGAAATGAAATATACTTGTTTTTATTCATTTCCTCTTCTCCAATTTGCTTTTGGGCTGTGAGAAACTATAATCTCTCTGGGTCTTTCTTTGGTCGCTCGAATAGATCACTTTACGGCATAGGTGAACACGCCTTTGGTTTTAGTGAAGCCATAACCAGTTGGTTTATTCTCCCTGTAAATTACTTCCAGAATAAAATACTGATTTTTCTGATAGCAATTGCACTACTATCCTCTATACTTTCTATCACCGCACTGAATCATGGCAAGAATCTAAAAACTCTTGCCTTAGTAATACTTGTTTATGTTTACTCTCTCTTTCTATTTATTACCTGCGTGAACACCCAGACAGATCTAATAGGTAATAGACTGCTTTCGCCTATTTTTATTCCACTAGCAATCGTACTACTAGATATATTCTACCATCGAATCTACATACGAGTAGTAAATAAGATACCCAAGAAAATGCATTTTTTACCGACCGCTTTGAGTTATGTAATCTGGTTTACCTATCCTATAGTTTTCACACTGGCACTCGGACTCGAGTCTTACCGAGAAGGGCTGGGCTATCATGCCACTCACTGGCAACAAAGTGAAACGATAGCCTATGCTCGCCAAGCCCACAAACATCTCGTACAGCTACCCATCTATACCAACCAACCCGAGGCAGTGTATTTTTTTGCGCAAATTCAAGCTGGACGTCTAAGATGTGTGCAATCTAATCTGATAGCTTATACCAGCGATCCAACTTGGTTAGAAGCAGAACAAGTGTATCTGATTTGCTTCAAGGAGGACTACCTCAGTGACTGCTTAGGTACTCTTAAATCAGCCTATAATCCTGACATCAATCTAATAGCCGAATTCTCTGATGGTGCAATCTATCTGATGACACGGAGAAAAATCTAG
- a CDS encoding ArnT family glycosyltransferase: MLIGLLGAGWLWFVMSQHGIGLSPDSAGYLAVAGNLLEGKGFICYSGEPFGAQPPLYPLAVATLSFLLGLDLKTSALFLNLLIIVFATFISGNLTFLITNSFPISLFVCFSIIFGIPTFQTFVYAWSEPTFILFLSVAFFYMLKFIDYEDKKYLLVSSFFISLACMTRYVGIFALISFLSLLIFKAKEDIVKKRNEIYTFLFISSFPLYLWGMRNYILSRTFFGRSGNPLHSFSEHSLGFVNAVTSWFIFPVNYFQNKTLLFLVAFLLIFILLVIGVKEITNLKVLSLVVFIFLYLLLLFIACVSTHQNLIDNRLLSPIFIPLGIVLIDFFYRRIYLQLMDKISKRVRPWLVVLGLIAWFTYPAISTLKFGLEVRKEGLGYQSVHWQTSETLAYVRQAREELLQLHVYTNDPEGLYFLTKIRAGRLSIQFHPNWPEAGRAYLICFKQGYLGDCLEILDRLHQNPEIRPVAEFSDGTIYLVTRRNLQVPSPGNH, encoded by the coding sequence ATGCTCATTGGCCTGCTTGGCGCTGGCTGGCTATGGTTTGTTATGTCTCAGCACGGGATTGGACTCTCACCGGATTCAGCAGGATACTTGGCAGTTGCCGGTAACTTACTTGAAGGAAAGGGCTTTATTTGTTACTCAGGTGAACCTTTCGGTGCACAACCACCACTATACCCTTTGGCTGTTGCCACTTTGAGCTTCTTGCTTGGTTTAGACCTAAAAACATCTGCGTTATTTCTTAATCTTCTAATTATAGTCTTTGCTACTTTTATATCTGGAAACCTTACATTCTTAATTACAAACTCTTTTCCAATTTCGCTGTTTGTTTGCTTTTCGATTATATTTGGGATACCAACCTTTCAGACATTTGTTTATGCTTGGAGTGAGCCTACCTTTATACTCTTCCTAAGTGTCGCTTTTTTTTATATGCTCAAGTTTATTGACTATGAAGACAAAAAATACTTATTAGTATCTTCTTTTTTTATTAGTCTCGCTTGTATGACACGTTACGTAGGTATTTTCGCTTTAATTTCATTCCTAAGTTTATTGATTTTTAAAGCTAAGGAAGATATAGTAAAAAAAAGGAACGAAATATATACATTCTTGTTTATCTCTTCTTTCCCACTTTACCTATGGGGAATGAGGAACTATATACTTTCCCGAACCTTCTTTGGTCGTTCAGGAAATCCTCTTCACAGCTTTAGTGAACACAGCTTAGGTTTTGTCAATGCTGTTACTAGCTGGTTTATTTTTCCAGTGAACTACTTCCAAAATAAAACTCTCTTGTTCTTAGTTGCGTTTCTGCTAATCTTCATACTTCTTGTTATCGGCGTAAAAGAAATTACGAATTTAAAAGTTTTGTCACTAGTAGTTTTCATTTTTTTATACTTATTACTTCTCTTCATTGCATGCGTGAGTACCCACCAAAATCTAATTGACAATAGGCTACTTTCACCTATCTTCATCCCTTTGGGGATTGTGCTAATAGATTTCTTCTATCGTCGAATTTATCTCCAATTAATGGACAAAATCTCCAAGCGAGTCCGGCCTTGGCTAGTTGTTCTAGGACTGATAGCCTGGTTTACTTACCCAGCGATCTCCACATTGAAATTTGGACTCGAGGTTCGCAAAGAAGGCTTAGGCTATCAATCTGTTCACTGGCAAACCAGCGAGACTCTTGCCTACGTTCGTCAAGCACGCGAGGAATTACTCCAACTACATGTCTATACTAATGACCCTGAGGGACTATACTTCCTTACCAAAATCCGGGCTGGACGCCTGTCTATTCAGTTTCACCCGAACTGGCCAGAAGCAGGAAGAGCATATCTGATATGCTTTAAGCAAGGCTATCTTGGTGACTGCCTGGAAATTCTTGACAGACTACATCAGAATCCTGAAATCAGGCCAGTAGCTGAGTTTTCAGACGGCACAATCTATTTGGTAACGCGCAGAAATCTTCAAGTCCCCAGCCCCGGCAACCACTAG
- a CDS encoding ATP-binding protein has translation MSATRHLLTLDELSQLPHWAAEMGRKYFSGEASHFLLHHNVYDLARAKRGYVGLVTFLQQEMLGNKHIVLYNRSEGISFGSQEAERQFLATLRVANPLADTKTLTTLPRDPVPALGLIERFLYAGDQVAVIINFLETLVPAGEMTHLSSDERNLLVMFQRWLTSSRLLNSDNIVLFITENLSDVAQRFRENSRLTIIRVPYPDHAERLDYIRYELAEIAKRRNGRSEKEIEQLKADFKAKAERILREEGVDRLNEETKKFNEQLEKMKAELGNSVLGLKMQISDEQLAHLTSGLNRVHISSILKNATLSDEGLTIDLVRAKKKSIIEAECVGLIEFVTPKYGLDHVGGFEKAKAYLRNIAEVIRNGETEEAPMGILISGPVGTGKTFLAEAFAKDCGLNVVEFKNFRDKWVGSSESNLEKILNLIQTLAPIVVLIDEADATLGNRDSGGDSGVDKRIFSKIAAAMGDTDNRGRILWILMTSRPDLLPIDLKRQGRCEEHISLFYPESEADRLAIIEAMVRKNRIAHHVTDWSPITKSDLKLSGADIESILIRCRRVARQAGRKEVSPEDVRAVAQEFTPARDEVAIEYQTLVAVREATSRDMLPEAFRHLSPAEISQRIEQLRPMVR, from the coding sequence ATGTCTGCCACCCGTCACCTGCTGACGCTCGATGAACTCAGCCAGCTTCCGCATTGGGCGGCTGAAATGGGGCGCAAGTATTTTTCCGGCGAGGCGAGCCATTTCCTGCTGCACCACAACGTCTATGACCTGGCACGCGCCAAGCGTGGCTATGTTGGACTGGTGACTTTTCTTCAGCAGGAGATGCTGGGGAACAAACACATCGTGCTCTATAACCGCAGTGAGGGAATTTCCTTTGGCTCACAGGAAGCCGAACGCCAGTTTCTGGCAACCTTGCGGGTTGCCAACCCCCTTGCGGATACGAAGACCCTGACGACGCTCCCGCGTGATCCAGTGCCGGCGCTGGGGTTGATTGAGCGGTTTCTCTACGCTGGTGATCAGGTGGCGGTCATCATCAACTTTCTGGAGACGCTTGTACCGGCCGGCGAAATGACTCACCTGAGCAGTGATGAGCGAAACCTGCTTGTGATGTTTCAGCGATGGCTGACGAGTTCCCGTCTGCTCAATTCTGATAACATCGTTTTGTTCATCACAGAAAACCTGTCAGATGTGGCCCAGCGATTCCGTGAGAATTCGCGGCTGACAATCATTCGCGTTCCATACCCGGATCACGCGGAACGGCTTGATTACATCCGCTACGAGCTGGCGGAGATTGCCAAACGACGTAATGGCCGCTCCGAAAAAGAAATCGAACAGCTCAAAGCTGATTTCAAAGCCAAGGCCGAACGTATCTTGCGCGAGGAAGGCGTTGACCGGCTCAACGAAGAAACCAAAAAGTTCAATGAGCAGCTTGAGAAGATGAAAGCCGAGCTGGGGAACAGTGTCCTTGGTCTCAAAATGCAGATCAGCGATGAGCAGCTTGCTCACCTGACTTCCGGTCTGAACCGGGTTCACATCTCCTCTATTCTCAAAAATGCAACGCTCAGTGACGAGGGGTTGACGATTGATCTGGTACGTGCCAAGAAAAAATCCATCATCGAGGCTGAGTGTGTCGGTCTGATTGAGTTTGTGACGCCGAAATACGGGCTTGACCATGTTGGTGGCTTCGAGAAAGCCAAGGCGTATCTCCGCAACATCGCTGAAGTCATCCGCAACGGCGAAACCGAAGAAGCTCCCATGGGGATTCTTATCTCCGGCCCGGTGGGAACTGGAAAAACCTTTCTGGCAGAAGCCTTTGCCAAGGATTGTGGGCTGAACGTCGTCGAATTCAAGAACTTCCGGGACAAGTGGGTTGGTTCTTCGGAATCCAATCTTGAAAAGATTCTCAATCTCATCCAGACGCTGGCACCAATTGTTGTCTTGATTGATGAGGCTGATGCTACACTGGGGAACCGGGATAGTGGCGGAGACAGCGGCGTGGACAAGCGCATCTTTTCCAAGATTGCAGCCGCGATGGGAGACACAGACAATCGCGGACGCATTCTCTGGATATTGATGACCTCACGGCCTGACCTGCTTCCCATTGACCTGAAGCGGCAGGGAAGGTGTGAGGAGCATATCTCGCTGTTTTACCCAGAGTCTGAAGCCGATCGCTTGGCTATTATTGAGGCTATGGTCAGGAAAAACCGGATTGCCCATCATGTTACCGATTGGTCGCCGATTACAAAAAGTGATCTGAAGCTTTCGGGGGCGGATATTGAGTCTATTCTCATCCGCTGCCGACGGGTGGCGCGGCAAGCCGGGCGCAAGGAAGTCAGCCCGGAAGATGTCCGCGCTGTGGCCCAGGAATTCACTCCGGCCCGGGACGAAGTCGCCATCGAGTATCAAACTCTGGTTGCCGTCCGGGAGGCCACCTCGCGCGACATGCTGCCCGAAGCCTTCCGGCATCTTTCGCCGGCGGAAATCAGCCAGCGCATTGAGCAGCTTCGTCCCATGGTGCGCTAG
- the ispF gene encoding 2-C-methyl-D-erythritol 2,4-cyclodiphosphate synthase, with translation MQSGAYRVGMGYDIHRLVEGRPLILGGVTIPYERGLLGHSDADALAHAITDALLGALALGDIGTHFPDTDPQWAGADSLTLLHQTVALVASRGFEVVNVDASILAERPKLMPYIQSMRERLAAVLRLPCDAVSVKAKTNEGQDAVGRREAIAVHAVVLVAQRSETVDATAHT, from the coding sequence ATGCAGTCTGGCGCGTATCGGGTCGGGATGGGTTATGACATCCATCGTCTGGTGGAAGGTCGCCCGTTGATTCTGGGTGGTGTGACTATTCCCTATGAGCGCGGGTTGCTCGGTCATTCAGATGCCGATGCGCTGGCGCATGCCATCACTGATGCCCTGCTGGGGGCGCTGGCGCTGGGTGATATTGGTACGCATTTCCCGGACACTGACCCACAGTGGGCCGGCGCTGACAGCCTGACGCTGCTGCACCAGACCGTGGCGCTTGTGGCTTCCCGTGGCTTTGAAGTGGTCAATGTGGACGCCTCCATTCTGGCCGAGCGCCCGAAGCTGATGCCCTACATCCAGTCCATGCGGGAGCGTCTGGCGGCTGTCCTCCGCCTGCCCTGTGATGCGGTCAGCGTCAAGGCAAAAACGAATGAGGGGCAGGATGCTGTTGGCCGGCGGGAGGCCATTGCCGTCCACGCGGTTGTCCTGGTGGCACAGCGCAGCGAAACCGTGGATGCCACAGCACATACGTAA
- a CDS encoding thymidine kinase — protein MEWSARPRGWIEVIAGGMFSGKTEALITRLRRALIARQTVQAFKPRLDDRYEANFIVSHSRLRIETQVVESAEDILECLRPETQVVGIDEGQFLGAGLVSVCHQLAQEGRRVIVAALDLDYRGEPFEPIPHLLAMAEYVSKPQAICVVCGHPANFSQRLIADERRVVVGAEGLYEARCRRCFVPYPVRPSEAVTWETTKDS, from the coding sequence ATGGAGTGGTCGGCACGTCCGCGCGGATGGATTGAAGTCATTGCTGGCGGGATGTTCTCCGGGAAAACCGAGGCGCTCATCACACGTCTGCGGCGGGCGCTGATTGCGCGGCAGACTGTCCAGGCGTTCAAGCCCCGGCTCGATGATCGGTATGAAGCCAACTTCATCGTGTCGCACAGCCGCCTGCGCATCGAAACCCAGGTCGTCGAAAGCGCCGAGGACATTCTGGAGTGTCTGCGGCCGGAAACCCAGGTCGTGGGCATTGATGAGGGGCAATTTCTGGGGGCAGGGCTGGTGTCCGTCTGTCATCAACTGGCCCAGGAAGGGCGGCGGGTCATTGTGGCAGCTCTGGACCTGGACTACCGTGGGGAGCCGTTTGAGCCAATTCCCCATTTGCTGGCAATGGCGGAATACGTGAGCAAGCCACAGGCAATCTGCGTCGTCTGCGGGCACCCGGCCAACTTTTCCCAGCGGCTCATCGCCGACGAGCGGCGGGTGGTTGTTGGGGCGGAAGGGCTGTACGAGGCGCGCTGTCGCCGGTGTTTTGTCCCCTATCCGGTGCGCCCCTCGGAAGCCGTAACCTGGGAAACGACGAAGGATAGCTGA
- the asd gene encoding aspartate-semialdehyde dehydrogenase: protein MKHWRVGILGATGTVGQRFVQLLEQHPWFTITAVAASDRSEGKRYGDAVAWKLPTPLPARIAELTLAPCRPPLDCDLVFSSLPGDMAAETEVAFAAAGYPVISNSSAHRMAPDVPLLVPEINPEHVRLIPLQQQRRDWTRGFLVTNPNCTTLALVLPLAALERAFGVEMVVVSTMQAISGAGYPGVASLDIVDNVIPYIAGEEDKVESEPRKILGQLVGDRIEPAVLRLSAHCHRVAVTDGHLCAASIKLRQPATVDEVGAALEAFRGPAEVAALPSAPARPIVLRREPDRPQPRLDRDLERGMASIVGRVRPDPLLDIKLTILGHNTVRGAAGAAVLNAEFLAATGCFT, encoded by the coding sequence ATGAAACACTGGCGGGTAGGTATTCTGGGCGCGACCGGCACGGTTGGGCAGCGTTTCGTTCAACTTCTGGAGCAGCATCCGTGGTTTACCATCACGGCTGTTGCGGCTTCGGACCGCTCCGAAGGCAAGCGGTATGGAGATGCCGTTGCCTGGAAGCTTCCGACGCCTCTGCCGGCGCGGATTGCGGAACTGACCCTGGCGCCGTGCCGGCCGCCGCTGGACTGCGACCTGGTGTTCTCCAGCCTGCCGGGTGATATGGCTGCGGAAACAGAAGTGGCTTTTGCTGCTGCCGGCTACCCGGTCATCAGCAATTCAAGCGCCCACCGCATGGCCCCCGATGTGCCGCTGCTCGTACCGGAAATCAATCCCGAACATGTGCGTCTCATCCCGCTCCAGCAGCAGCGTCGGGATTGGACGCGCGGTTTTCTCGTCACCAATCCCAACTGCACGACCTTGGCGCTGGTGCTTCCGTTGGCGGCGCTGGAACGGGCTTTTGGGGTGGAGATGGTTGTGGTGTCAACGATGCAGGCCATTTCGGGGGCTGGCTATCCCGGGGTGGCGTCGCTGGACATTGTGGACAATGTCATTCCCTACATCGCCGGTGAAGAAGACAAGGTGGAGTCCGAGCCGCGCAAAATCCTGGGGCAGCTTGTCGGTGACCGGATTGAGCCGGCGGTGCTGCGGCTCAGTGCCCATTGCCACCGCGTGGCCGTGACCGACGGACATCTCTGCGCTGCTTCCATCAAGCTCCGGCAGCCGGCAACTGTGGATGAAGTCGGTGCGGCTCTGGAGGCTTTTCGCGGGCCGGCGGAAGTTGCGGCGCTGCCCAGCGCACCGGCGCGTCCCATCGTGCTGCGGCGTGAGCCGGACCGTCCACAGCCCCGCCTGGACCGCGATCTGGAACGCGGCATGGCCAGCATCGTGGGACGGGTGCGTCCTGACCCGCTGCTGGACATCAAACTGACGATTCTCGGCCACAATACCGTACGCGGTGCGGCTGGCGCCGCGGTACTCAACGCCGAGTTCTTGGCCGCAACGGGCTGCTTCACCTAG
- a CDS encoding WecB/TagA/CpsF family glycosyltransferase, producing MKRPTPVFAGVPVANLTLDETLAQVATWLQEPDFRRMAVVNAAILLDVERDAGFQTALATADLVTADGMSVVWATWWLPFLGGRLVARVAAPEVMEGVLAWCAHHGQRIYLLGATGEVVTAVCERLQQRFPTLSIAGAQDGYFPEAASSAVAAAIRSARADVLFVAMGSPKQELWLARYGPQTGVRFALGVGGYFDILAGKRKRAPRWMQSCGLEWSFRLMQEPRRLWRRYLIGNLAFLGFLRRERRRAADRQLANRLSVGQPSGEKTS from the coding sequence ATGAAGCGTCCGACGCCAGTGTTTGCCGGTGTGCCGGTGGCCAACCTCACGCTGGATGAAACCTTGGCCCAGGTTGCCACCTGGCTGCAGGAGCCGGATTTTCGCCGCATGGCAGTGGTCAATGCCGCGATTCTGCTGGATGTCGAGCGCGATGCCGGGTTTCAGACGGCCCTCGCCACGGCTGATCTGGTGACGGCCGATGGCATGTCGGTTGTATGGGCCACGTGGTGGTTGCCTTTTTTGGGCGGGCGGCTGGTGGCGCGGGTGGCGGCGCCCGAGGTCATGGAGGGGGTTCTCGCCTGGTGTGCGCACCATGGACAGCGCATCTACCTGCTTGGTGCCACGGGGGAAGTCGTCACGGCCGTCTGTGAGCGGTTGCAGCAGCGTTTTCCCACCTTGTCCATTGCCGGCGCGCAGGATGGCTACTTCCCGGAAGCTGCTTCGTCCGCCGTGGCCGCGGCCATCCGCAGTGCCCGCGCTGACGTGCTTTTTGTCGCTATGGGTTCGCCCAAACAGGAGTTGTGGCTGGCCCGTTACGGCCCGCAGACCGGGGTACGGTTTGCGCTTGGCGTCGGCGGCTACTTCGATATTCTGGCCGGAAAACGCAAGCGTGCGCCGCGCTGGATGCAGTCCTGTGGCCTGGAGTGGAGCTTTCGACTGATGCAGGAGCCACGACGGCTGTGGCGGCGGTATCTCATTGGCAATCTGGCCTTTCTGGGGTTTCTTCGGCGTGAGCGCCGACGGGCAGCAGACCGGCAATTGGCCAACCGGTTATCCGTAGGCCAGCCATCAGGGGAGAAAACATCATGA